A region from the Canis lupus dingo isolate Sandy chromosome 9, ASM325472v2, whole genome shotgun sequence genome encodes:
- the LOC112677446 gene encoding uncharacterized protein LOC112677446 codes for MRRPPRRTAPVHRAAAFQLPGYGQLRLRVPVLPGKFVSVRARPSGNRPLGAVQGAGPGPGYAAPPPPLRGRYRGARPAASVDAPGPQAAGTKARAACGLPQPLSGNQGPNLFQHSERSCAGTRPRTLPPLIHFLLRSLCSNNPLHRDRSHCEPP; via the exons ATGCGCCGGCCGCCGCGGCGGACTGCGCCTGTGCACCGCGCGGCGGCTTTCCAGTTGCCTGGTTACGGCCAGCTGCGGCTCAGGGTTCCGGTTCTGCCCGGGAAGTTTGTTTCGGTCCGCGCCCGGCCCTCGGGAAACAGACCCCTGGGAGCCGTCCAGGGGGCAGGCCCCGGCCCGGGCTacgccgccccgccccctcccctgcgcGGCCGCTACCGCGGCGCACGGCCCGCCGCGTCCGTCGATGCCCCGGGTCCCCAAGCCGCGGGGACGAAAGCCAGGGCTGCGTGCGGCCTTCCGCAGCCGTTGAGCGG AAATCAAGGTCCCAACCTATTTCAACACAGTGAGAGATCGTGTGCTGGAACTCGGCCCCGGACCCTGCCGCCCTTGATTCACTTCCTCCTGCGGTCACTTTGTTCCAACAATCCGCTCCACAGAGACAGAAGTCACTGTGAACCCCCCtga